CCAAGCCCAAGCCGCAGCGCCAACCGTTGTGTGGGCCGGGCTGCAGGGGGCATCGGGTGGGGGTGCGGGCGCGGGGTTATCTGACGGCCGCATACTGATCAATAACAAGAACCATTCGCATTAGCGTTATTTTATGGTCTAATGCCGTTTCCGTCAAGGGACAGACTGTGGCCGTTTGCGCTGCCGATCGTCGCCTCACCCAAAGCTAATTTTTTCGGAGTTGTCTGCATGAGCACCCGCCGTACCCTACTCAAATCATCGGCCGCTGCGGCGGCCCTGGTCGTCGCCCCAGCGATTGTGCGCGCCCAGAATTTTCCTTCGCGCCCGCTGCGCCTGATCGTCGCTTCGGCGGCCGGTGGCAATGCCGACGTGGTCACGCGCCTGATGGCGCCCGAGCTCGAGCAGCGCCTCGGGCAGCGCATCGTGGTTGAAAACCTCGCCGCTTCGTCGGGCATGCAGGGCACCGAGGCGGTGGCGCGCGCCGAGCCCGACGGTCACACGCTGCTGGTGGGCACCGCCTCGCAACTGGTGTTCAATCTGGCGCTGTTCGACCCCATGCCCTTTGACCTCGTGGGCAGCTTGCGTGGCGTGGCCATGATCAACAAGGTGCCGCTGGTCATGCTGGTCAACCCCAATGATCCGGCCGCCAACATGCGCGACTACATCGCGCGCCTGCGCGCTGCACCGGGGCGTTACCAGTACGGTTCGGGCCCGCGCGGCACCACCACCCACATCACTGGTCTGATGTGGGCGCGTGCGGCCGGGGTCGAAGTCCAACACGTGCCCTACCGCGCCGGCGCCGAGGGGCTGCGCGATCTCATGGCTGGGCGCATCTCGCACCAGTTCGACGTCGCCGTGACCGCCATCCCGCACGTGCAGTCGCGCGCGCTGCGTGCGCTGGCCGTGACCAGCCGCCGCCGCTTGCAGGTGCTGCCCGATGTGCCCACGGCCGCCGAACAGGGCCTGCCAGGTTTCGAGGGCTTTACCTGGAACTCGATCGCCGCGCCGGCGGGCACGCCGCAGCCCATCGTCGAGCGCCTGAACCGCGAAATCGCGGCCGTGCTCGAAGTGCCGGCGCTGCGCGAGCGCCTCGTGGGCTGGGGCAGCGAGTTCACCGGTGCCATGAGCCCGTCGCAGGTCGATGCCTTTTACGCCGAAGACCGGCGCATCTGGGTGCCGCTGGTGCGCGAAGCCAGCCGGGCGGTTTAGGCGCTTCGATTCACCCCAGCAGGTGCGCAGCCGCAGGCGCATGCATCTGCTTGGGCTCTTGCACCTGTGCGCGCTCCCGGAGATGCCGGCGGTTACAGGACCGTGTTGGTGTGCAGGCCGCCGGGGGGCCTAGCCGCCGTTGCAAACCACCGCCTGCGCCGGCGGTGCGCCAGCCGCAGCGCCGCGCTCGAAGGTGACGACGTGATCCACCGCCGCCTTAATCCCGATCCACTCGCCGACGGCGTGGTCGTGGTGCGAAGGCACGTGCGTCATCACCGTCTCGCCGCTGTTCAGTTGCAGGGTGTAGAGGAACTCGGAGCCGCGAAACGATTTGCGCACGATGCGCGCCTTCACCGGTGCGGCGTCGTCGTGCACGATGTCGTCGGCGCGCAGCAGCACGTCGCACAGGCCGTCGGGGTAAGCGCTGGGCAGCGGGCACGCGGCCACGTCTTGCAGCGGCCCTAGGGGGGTTTGCACCTGCACCTCGGCGCCCAAATGGGCGATCTGCGCCGGGGCAAACACGCCGTGGCCGATGAATTCGGCCACGAAGCGCGTGGCCGGGCGGTGGTAGAGCGTGTAAGCGCGGTCCCACTGGTGCAGCTCGCCCTGGTGCATCACGCCGATCATGTCGCCAATAGCAAAGGCTTCGAGCTGGTCGTGCGTCACCAGCAGCGCGGTGGCCCCGGCGGCCTTCAAAATCCCGCGCACTTCGTGCGCCAGGCGCTCGCGCAGGTCCACGTCGAGGTTGGAGAAAGGCTCGTCGAGCAGCAGCAGGCGTGGGCTGGGGGCGAGTGCGCGCGCCAGCGCCACACGCTGCTGCTGGCCGCCCGAGAGCTCGTGCGGGTAGCGCCCGTGCAGCCCCTCGAGCCCGACCAGCGCCAGCACCTCTTGCACCCGCTGCAGCCGCGCTGGCTTGGGCAGATGGCGCAGCCCGAAGGCCACGTTGGCGCGCACGTCAAGGTGCGGAAACAGCGCGTAATCTTGGAATACCATGCCGACGCGGCGCTGCTCGGGCGGCATATGCGTCTGGGCGTTGCTGACCACTTCACCCCCAAGCGCGACTTGTCCACCGCTGGCGCGCTCGAGCCCGGCCACGGCGCGCAGCAAGGTGGTTTTGCCGCAGCCCGAAGGGCCGATCAGCACCCCGATCTGGCCCGCCTCGAGGCCGAAAGAAACAGAGCGCACCGCAGGCTGGGCGGTGTGGGGGTATTGAACCGAGAGTTGGGACAGGGTCAGGAACATGGTGCTTTATTCTAGACGATTGTTGTTCTCATTCATAATGATGAAAGAGCGTTTCTCGCCTCCGTTTACCCTGCGTCGGCCCACCTCCCGCTTTATACTTTGAGGGCATTTACGCGCCGCTCAACCCGATTCCCATGGCCAAACCCAAGCTGAAAAAAATTCCGACTGCCCAAGTGCGGCTCGGTATGTACATCGAGGGTTTTTGCGGCTCTTGGATGGATCACCCGTTCTGGCGCAGCAAGTTCGTCATCACCGATGCGCACGATCTGAGTTTGGTGCACGGGTGCGCGATCAAGGAGGTGCTGATCGACGTCAGCCAGGGCTTGGATGTCGCACCAGCCGCCGCCACCAACGCCGATCCCGCTTCCGTCGCCGCAGAGCCCCAGCCGCCTGCCGCCAGCCCTGAGGTGCTTGCCAGCTCCGACACCGAGGCGGTCTCGATGCGCGACGAGTATCAGCGTGCAGCCGCCATCTGCAAAGCCGCCACCGGCGCGGTGCGCCACATGTTCGCCGAGGTGCGCATGGGCCGCGCCATCGACCCAGAGGTGGCGCGCCAAGTGGCCGAGGAGATCACCGATTCGGTGTTGCGCAACGGCGGCGCCCTGATCAGCCTCGCGCGCCTGAAAAGCGCCGACGGCTACACCTACATGCACTCGGTGGCGGTGTGCGCGCTGATGGTGGCGCTGGCGCGTCAGTTGGGTTTGAGCGCAGCCGAGACGCGCGCGGCGGGCTTTGCGGGCCTGATGCACGACCTAGGCAAGGCCGACGTGCCGCTGGAGGTGCTCAACAAAGCCGGCCGCCTGACCGAAGCCGAATTTGCCCAAGTGCGCCTGCACCCAGAACACGGGCACCGGCGCTTGCTCGCCGCCGGCGTCGATGACCCGATGGCGCTCGACGTCTGCCTGCACCACCACGAGCGGCTCGACGGCAAGGGCTACCCAAAGCGGTTGGCGGGCGAGGCCATCAGCCGCATGGCGCGCATGGGGGCGGTGTGCGATGTCTATGACGCCATCACCTCGAACCGGCCCTACAAAGAGGGCTGGGACCCGGCCGAATCGCTGGCCAAAATGGCGCAGTGGACCCACGGCCACCTCGATGCCGCGATTTTTCAGGCCTTTGTGCGCAGCCTCGGCATTTACCCCACGGGTTCGCTGGTGCGGCTGAGCAACGGCAAGCTGGCGGTGGTGGTGGAGCAGTCCAAGGCGTCTTTGCTCAAGCCGGTGGTTAAAACCGTGTTTTCCACCACGAGCAATTAGCGCGTGCAGCCGCAACTGATCGACCTCTCGGCACCCGACTGCCGCTGGCAGATCGAAAAGCGCGAAAACCCCAAAGACTGGAAAATCCCCGACCTCGACGCGGTCTGGATGGATGAGCTGGCGAATCCACAGGGCGCATAGGGTGGGTGCAGCAATAGCGGCACCTGGATCCGAGAACTGGCAGGGTGTGGCCCCACCGACAGGAATCGAACCTGTATTTGCCGCTTAGGAGGCGGCCGTTCTATCCATTGAACTACGGCGGGTGGTAGCTGCGCAAGATTATCCCCGATGCCCGCTGCTGAGGGCGACATTGCTGGGGGCGCTATTTCGAGAGCACCCGCGTGGCCTCTTCGAGCCCGCGCAGCGTCAGCGGGTACATGCGCTGGCCAAGGATTTGCTGGATCAGCTCGATGCTGCGCTGGTAGGGCCACAGGCCCGCCGGTTGCGGGTTGATCCAGGCGTGGCGCGGGTAGTGGTGCGCGAGGCGCTGCAACCAGTCGGCCCCGGTTTCGGCGTTGGCGTATTCGACGCTGCCGCCGGGCTGCAGGATTTCGTAGGGGCTCATGGTCGCGTCGCCGACAAAAATCAGCTTGTAGTCGCGGTGGTAGGTGTGCAGCAGGTCGAGTGTGGCGGTGCGCTCGCTGTGGCGGCGCTGGTTGTGCTTCCAGACGAAGTCATAGACGCAGTTGTGGAAGTAGTAGATTTCGAGGTGCTTGAACTCGGCCTTGGCGGCCGCAAACAGGGCCTCGACCTGATGCACGTGCTCGTCCATGCTGCCGCCCACGTCGAGCAGCAGCAGCACCTTGACCAGGTTGTGGCGCTCGGGCACTTGGCGCAGCTCGAGCCAGCCGGCGTTGGCAGCGGTGGCCCGGATGGTGTCGGGCAAGTCGAGCTCGAGCGCGCTGCCTTGGCGCGCGAATTTACGCAGCCGCCGCAGCGCCAGCTTGAGGTGGCGCGGCCCCAGCGGCGCGCTGTCGTCGTAGTCGCGCCAGAGGCGCTGCTCCCACACCTTGAAGGCGCTGCGCTGGCCGCCGGGGCCGCCGATGCGGATGCCCTGCGGGTTGTGGCCGCCGTGGCCAAAGGGGCTGGTGCCGCCGGTGCCGATCCACTTGCTGCCGCCGGCGTGGCGCTCGGTTTGCTCGGCCAGCCGCTGCTGCAGGGTGCGCATGAGTTCGTCCCAGTCGAGCTTCGGGGCGTTGGCCTTTTGCTCGTCGCTCAGCAGCCGTTGCAGCTCCTGTCTTAGCCAGTCGGCTGGGATGGCGCGCGCGCCCTCGCCCGCCACGGCCTGCACGCCTTTGAAGTGGGCGGCAAAGGCGCGGTCGAAGGGGTCGAACAGGGATTCGTCCTTGACCAGCGTGGTGCGTGCGAGGTAGTAGAAATCATCGAGCGAGCAGGCGTCGGGGTTGGCCGGGCCCACGAGGCCGGATTGCAGCGCCTGCAGCAGCGTGAGGTATTCGCGCACCGACACCGGCAGCCGGGCGGCGCGCAAGGCATAGAAAAAATCGATCAGCATGGGTGGGCTGGGCTGGGTTGAGGGCGCCAAACCGCCTCAGCGGTGGCGCTGGTTCATGAACACCAGGCGCTCGAGCAGGCCGGCATCCTGCTCGTTTTTGAGCAGCGCGCCCGCCAGTGGCGGCACCACCAGCTGCTGCTCTTTGCCGTGCAGCGCCTGGGGCGGGATGTCTTCGGCCAGCAGCAGCCGGATCCAGTCGAGCAGCTCCGAGGTACTGGGCTTTTTCTTCAGGCCCGGCAGCTGGCGCAGCTCGAGAAAGGCTTTGAGCGCCGCCGTGAGCAGCTCGTCTTTGAGGCCGGGAAAGTGCACGCCCACGATGCGGCGCAGCGTGGCCGGGTCGGGGAACTGGATGTAGTGGAAAAAGCAGCGGCGCAAAAAGGCGTCGGGCAGCTCTTTTTCGTTGTTCGAGGTGATGAACACCAGCGGCCGGTGCCGCGCCCGGATGGTCTGGCGCGTCTCGTAACAGTGGAACTCCATGCGGTCGAGCTCGCGCAGCAAGTCGTTGGGGAATTCGATGTCGGCCTTGTCGATTTCGTCGATCAAGAGCACCAGCGGCTGCTCGGCCGTGAAGGCCTGCCAGAGCACGCCTTGCACGATGTAGTGGCCGATGTCGCGCACGCGCTCGTCCCCGAGCTGCGAGTCGCGCAGGCGGCTCACGGCGTCGTACTCGTACAGGCCCTGCTGCGCCTTGGTGCTGCTCTTGATGTGCCATTGCAGCAGCGGCAGCCCCAAGGCCGCCGCCACCTCTTCGGCCAGCAGGGTTTTGCCGGTGCCGGGTTCGCCCTTGATGAGCAAGGGCCGCTGCAAGGTGATGGCGGCGTTGACCGCGAGCAACAAATCGGGGCTGGCGACGTAGTGGGGGGAGCCGGAGAATTTCATGGGCAAGAAAGGAGCTTCAAGGAGGTGGGCTGGGTTGGCCAAGGGCCGGAGGAGCCCATTGCTGGCGGGTGGTGCAGGTCGTTGGCGGGGTGCCAAGCCAGATGGTAGGCAGGAAGTGGGTAACTTGCAACAGCCTATGGTAGCGCCAAAGTACCCAAGCAGCATAGAATCACAATTTCCATCTTCCAGCCCCCCCCTTGCAGCGCATCATGCAGCCACCCAGCCCCAGCCTGCGGCCACCTGCCGCCTGCCACCGGCCCTGCAGCCGTGGTGAATGCGCCAGCCTGCGCGCGCATCAAGCTATGCAGGCATGGATGAGCGTGCTGGTTTTTTTGGCCACGGTTGCGGGCGCGACGGTGCATGCCCAAGCCCTGCCCGGGGCGGCCGATTCTGCGCAAACGCCCCTACTGGCCCAAGGAGTACAAGCTTCCCAGTTTGATTTGATGGCGCAAGCCGAGCCCGATTTTTTTGCCGATCAGGCGCCGCTGCAGGTGCTGTCGGTCACGCGCTTGGCACAGCCGCTGGCCGACACCCCCGGTGCCGTCACGGTGCTCGACCGCCAGACCCTGCGCCGCTCGGGTGCGCGCAATATCACCGAGGCGCTGCGGCTGGTGCCGGGTTATATGGTGGCAGGCCTAAACGGTGCCAACTTGGTGGCGGCTTACCATGCGCCGGTGGACGAATACGGGGTGCGCAGCCTGATTTTGGTCGATGGGCGCTCGCTATACAGTCCCAGTTACTTTGGTGGCGGCTTTAGGGCGCTCAACGCGGTGCCGATCGAGGAGGTCGAGCGCATCGAGGTGCTGCGCGGCAGCAACTCGACCGCTTTCGGCGCGCACGCCCTGTTTGGCGTCATCAACGTGGTGACGCGCCACACGCTCGACACGCTCGGTCAGGCGGTGAGCTTCACTGCCGGTGGCGGTGGTGTGGCCGACGTCTACGCTCGCATCGGCTGGGGAGCGCCGGGGCTGGCGCAGCGCCTGAGCGTGAACCGCAGCGCCGACCACGGCCTGCGCGACCTGCGCGACAGCCACGAGCGCGTGCAGCTGCTTTGGCGTGCCGACCTTAAGCCCCGCCCCGCTACCGAGTTGATGTTCCAAGCCGGCTTGAGCGAGTTGGATGCTGGTCATGGGTTTGCGAGCAATCCCGACGACCCGCAGCGTGACGTGGCGTTGCGCAAATCCCACGCGCTGCTGCAATGGCGCCATGCCGATGGCCCTGAGGCCACGTGGAAGGCCACCTTGTCGTGGGACGAAGAGCGCCTCAGCGATCCGAGCCAGACGGATTCGATTGGATTTAGTTTTTCGCCCACACCAGACATCGCCGACCTAATCTACCACGAGCAGCGGCTGGCGCTGGAGCTTGAGCACACGCGCGTGATCTCGCCGAGCTGGCGCTGGGTGCTGGGGGGTGGTGTGCGCGACGACAGCAGCTTTGCGCCGGTGTTGTTTACCACCACCGAGCGCGTGGGCGTGCGCGATTGGCGGGTGTTCGGGCATGCGGAATGGGCGCCGGCACCGCGGTGGCTGCTCAACGCCGGACTGTTTGCTGGCTACCGCAGCGACACCGGCAGCTACTTGGCCCCGCGCCTGATGCTCAACCACGAGCTTGCGCCCGGCCACACGCTGCGCGCCGGGCTGACGCGCGCCGAACGGCCGCCGCTGTTGTTCGAGCGCAGTTCCGATGTGCGCGCTTACATCAACCGTACGCCAGTCGGTACGGTCCACCGCCCGAACCCGGCTTTGCGCAACGAGGTCTTGCAAGCGCAGGAGCTGGGCTACCACGCCAGCTTGGCCGAGGGGCGCGTGAATCTGGATGTGCGGCTATACCAAGAGCGCATGGGCGATTTCATCCAGTTTCGCTCAGGTGTGCCGCGCCAGTACGTCAACGCCCCCGGCTTCACATTGCGCGGGCTCGAGTACCAGCTGATCTGGCGCCCCAGTGAGCGCACCGAACTGCGCCTGAACCAGTCCTTCAACCAGATGCGCTGGCACCAAGCCGGGCCTATAGGCCGCGAGCCGCCCGCCCGTCTGAGCACCGTGGCCTGGTTTCAGCGGCTGGACGACGGCTGGGACGTGGCCCTGATGCTGCACGAACACAACGGCATGTCGTGGCGCCCACCGGCCAGTGCGGTGGGATCCGTCACCCGCGTCGATGCCCGCCTAGCGCGCGCGTTCGACTGGGGTGGCGCGCGCGCCGAAGCCGCCTTGGTGGTGCAGTCGCTCGGCGGCGACATCGACGAATTCGTGCCCAATCGGCTTAGCAACCGGCGCGTCTATGCGAGCCTGCGCCTCGAATTCTGATCCCGAACAGCCCGCCCGGCGCATGGGTTTGCTGGCCGGCTTGGGGCTGCTGGGCTTGGGCCAGCTCGCCAGTGCCGACCTGTGGGCGCAAGGGATAGCCCCCGCTGTGGCGCAGCCCGCCACAAATCCAAATCCTTCGCCCCTGTGGGTGGTGATGTCAGAGCGCAACGCGGCCCAGGACGAGGCGCTGCGCGTGCTGCGCAGCGGTGCGGCGCTGCCCTTGCAGGCGGGCCTGTGGTCCGATTGGGCGCAGTGGGAGCAGCTGGCTTCGGGTTCGGCCCTGATGCTGTTGGGTGCGCGCGCGCTGGCGGCCTGGGCGCAGCGCCAGCCCCCCGCCTTGCCAGCCATGCCGTGGGTGGCGGGGCTGCTGTCGCAAGCGGCATGGGCGGGATTGCCCGCTGCGCTGCGCGGCCGCACCCACGTGGCTTGGTTGGATCAGCCGCTGCCGCGCTTGGCCGAGCTGCTGCGGCTGGCCTTGCCCGATCGCTCGCGGGTGGCTGTGCTGTTTGGCCCCGCCACCCGCGTCTGGCGCGAGCCGCTGCAAGAGGCCCTGCATGCGCGCCACTGGCAGATGCAAGCGGCGCAGTTGCACGAATCCGACGGGCCGGCCGAGCTCTTTGCCGCCCTGAGCCGTGTGCTCGATAGCAGCGAGGCGCTGCTGCTGTTGCCCGACGCCCAAGTGGTGCAGCCCAGCCAATTCCAGAATTTGCTGATCGCAGCCTACCGCCAGCGCCTGCCGGTGGTGTCGTTCTCCCAGGCCCATGTGCGTTCGGGAGCCTCCTTGGGCTTGTACACCACCCCCACCCAAGCGGCGCTGCAGATGCTCGACCTGCTGCGCAAAGCGCAGCAGCCCGGGGTGCGCTTGCAACAGCAGTGGGCCAGCCAGTTCGAACTGGCCATCAACGAGCCGGTGGCACGTTCGCTCAACCTCCTGTTGCCCTCGGTGGCCATGCTGGCCGGGGCGCTGATGCAGCGCACCGGTGCCGCGCCAGAGGGGGGTGCTCGATGAACCCCGACCCCATGCTGCGCCAGATGCGCCTGCGCCTGTGGCTGGCTGCCGCCTTGCCGGCGGTGCTGGTGATGTTGGTGCTTCTGGTGCTGTTCGTGCAGCGCCACAGCTTCGAGCTCCTCCAAGCCCAGCAGCATCAGGCGCAAGCCGTGGCCAAGCAACTGGCCAGCCAAGCCGAGTTTGCTCTGTTTGCCGCCGACGTGCAGACCCTGCAGCGCCTGGCCGGCGCCACCAAAGACAGCGACGACGACTTGGTGGCGGTGGCGCTGCGCGCCGCCAACGGGCATTTTCAGGCCGGAGCAGGGCGCTTTGGCGCCCAATTGCCCGATTTTTCAGGCAACCGCGTGCACCTCAATGGCGACCGCTTGTGGGTGATCTACGAGGTGCGTTCGCAATTGATGGCGGTCGATGATCCGCTGGCCGCCGGCTTGCTGGAGTCTGGGGTGGCAGAGTCGGTGGTGCTCGGTTACGTGGCGCTCGAATACGACCTGAGCGCGCTCCAGCGCAGCAGCCGGCAGTTGCTGCTTTGGGCGCTGGCGGCCACCGGCCTAGCCTTGGTGTTGGCGGCGCTGCTGTCGGCCCTGATCGCCTCCAGCGTGACGCGGCCGGTGGCCCACATCAGCGACGTGGTGCGCCGCATCGGCGGCGGGCAATTGCAGGCGCGCGCCGACGTGGAGCGCTGCGGCCCGATGGCCCAGTTGGCCAGCGGCATCAACCGTATGGCCAGCCAGGTCGCCGTGACGCAAGAAGAGCTCATGCAGCAGGTGCAGCAAGCCACCGACGAACTGCGCCTGCAAAAGCTCGAGGCAGAGCGCACGGCGCGCACCGATGGCCTGACGGGTTTGCTGCGCCGGCGTGCCTTCATCGAGTTGGCCGAGGCCGAAATCCAGCGCAGCCTGCGCTACGAAGATCCGCTCTCGTTCATCATGTTCGACGTAGATCATTTCAAGTTTATCAACGACAACCACGGCCACCCCTGTGGCGACGCAGCCCTGGTGCACTTGGCTGAGCTGTTGCGCGAGCAGATGCGCGATTCCGATCTGCCTTGCCGCTGGGGTGGCGAGGAGTTCGTGGTGTTGCTGCCGCGCACCAGCGCCGACGTGGCGCGCCACGCGGCCGAGCGCATCCGCAGCCATTTTGAGGCCAACCCGGTGCGCTGGAAAGATCGCAGCCTGCGTGTGACGGCCAGCTTCGGCGTGGCCGCCTTTGATGCGCGCGACATCAGCCTGTCGAGCATGGTGGCGCGCGCCGACACAGCCCTGTACCGCGCCAAACGCAACGGTCGCAACCGGGTCGAGGTGGCCGAAGGCGGTTTTGCTGCGGGCTTGGAGCAGCCGACGGCTTAAGGCGGCTCGCGCAAGGGACACCGCGCAGCAGCAGCGGCGCGGTTTTTAGGTGGGTGTGGTGGCCGGTGCATCCAACCCGAGCCGCGCGCGCTGGCACGCCAGCTGCAGCCGCACTTGGGCCGGCGCCGTGCCGCCCACGGTCGAGCGCGCCTCGAGCGAGCCGCGCAGGCTCAGGCAGTCATAGACATCGGCCTCGATCAGCGGGTGAAAGCCTTGCAGCACCGCCAGCGGCAGCTCGGCCAAGCCGCAGGCGTGGCTGCTGGCGGCCTTGACGGCGTGCGCCACGCACTCGTGCGCGTCGCGAAACGGCAGCCCCTTTTGCACCAGGTAGTCGGCCAGGTCGGTGGCGGTGGCGTAGCCTTTTTGCGCCGCCTGCTCCATGGCAGCGGCGTTGACGCGCAAGCCCCCTTGCTTGAGGCCGGTGGCCGCATCGGGCGTGCCACCGATCATCTCGGCAAAAATGCGCAGCGTATCGCGCAGCGTGTCCACGGTGTCGAACAGCGGCTCTTTGTCTTCCTGGTTGTCTTTGTTGTAGGCCAGCGGCTGGGCTTTCATGAGTACCAGCAGGCCCATCAGGTGGCCGATCACGCGCCCGGTCTTGCCGCGCGCAAGTTCGGGTACGTCGGGGTTTTTCTTTTGCGGCATGATCGAACTGCCGGTGGTGTAGCGGTCGGCCAGCGCCACAAAGCCAAAGTTTTGGCTCATCCAGATGATCAGCTCTTCGCTCAGGCGGCTCAGGTGCACCATGCACAGGCTGGCGGCGGCGCAGAACTCGAGCGCAAAGTCGCGGTCGCTCACGGCGTCGAGGCTGTTGAGGCACAACTGCGGCTGGCCGTGCTCATCGACCATGCCCAGCGTGCGCGCCACGCGCTCGCGGTCCAGCGGGTAGCGGGTGCCGGCCAGCGCCGCGCTGCCCAGCGGCAGCCGGTTGGTGCGCCGGCGCACGTCGGCCAAGCGCTCGGCGTCGCGCGCAAACATCTCGACATAAGCCAGCAGATGGTGCGCAAAACTCACCGGCTGCGCCACTTGCAGGTGGGTAAAGCCGGGCATGATCACGTCCACGTGCTGCTCGGCCACCTCGACCAAGGCGCGCTGCAGTTGTTGCAGCAGCGCCTGCAGGCCGTCGATCTCGTCGCGCAGCCACAGGCGCACGTCGGTGGCCACTTGGTCGTTGCGGCTGCGCCCGGTGTGCAGGCGCTTGCCGGCGTCGCCCACGAGCTGCGTCAGGCGCGCTTCGATGTTCAGGTGTACGTCTTCGAGCTCGAGCTTCCACTCGAAGCGCCCAGCTTCAATCTCGGCCGCGATGCCGGCCATGCCGCGCTCGATGGCGGCCCAGTCGGCGGCGCTGATGATGCCTTGCGCCGCCAGCATCTCGGCGTGCGCTAGGCTGGCGCGGATGTCGGCGCGCCACAGGCGCTGGTCAAATCCCACGCTGGCGGTGTAGCGCTGCACCAGCGCGCTCACGGGTTCGCTGAACAGGGCCGACCAGGCCTGGGTTTTGGAGTCGAGTTGGCTGGCAGTCATGGTGCGGGTGTGGGGCAGGGTGGGGGCAGGGTGCGGAAGCTCAGGGCGTGCAAGGCGAGCGGGCAACAGGGCGCGGGCAGGGCAAAATTGGCGAAAATGGATGCGGCTGTAAA
This sequence is a window from Serpentinimonas maccroryi. Protein-coding genes within it:
- a CDS encoding vWA domain-containing protein gives rise to the protein MLIDFFYALRAARLPVSVREYLTLLQALQSGLVGPANPDACSLDDFYYLARTTLVKDESLFDPFDRAFAAHFKGVQAVAGEGARAIPADWLRQELQRLLSDEQKANAPKLDWDELMRTLQQRLAEQTERHAGGSKWIGTGGTSPFGHGGHNPQGIRIGGPGGQRSAFKVWEQRLWRDYDDSAPLGPRHLKLALRRLRKFARQGSALELDLPDTIRATAANAGWLELRQVPERHNLVKVLLLLDVGGSMDEHVHQVEALFAAAKAEFKHLEIYYFHNCVYDFVWKHNQRRHSERTATLDLLHTYHRDYKLIFVGDATMSPYEILQPGGSVEYANAETGADWLQRLAHHYPRHAWINPQPAGLWPYQRSIELIQQILGQRMYPLTLRGLEEATRVLSK
- a CDS encoding Bug family tripartite tricarboxylate transporter substrate binding protein; protein product: MSTRRTLLKSSAAAAALVVAPAIVRAQNFPSRPLRLIVASAAGGNADVVTRLMAPELEQRLGQRIVVENLAASSGMQGTEAVARAEPDGHTLLVGTASQLVFNLALFDPMPFDLVGSLRGVAMINKVPLVMLVNPNDPAANMRDYIARLRAAPGRYQYGSGPRGTTTHITGLMWARAAGVEVQHVPYRAGAEGLRDLMAGRISHQFDVAVTAIPHVQSRALRALAVTSRRRLQVLPDVPTAAEQGLPGFEGFTWNSIAAPAGTPQPIVERLNREIAAVLEVPALRERLVGWGSEFTGAMSPSQVDAFYAEDRRIWVPLVREASRAV
- a CDS encoding ABC transporter ATP-binding protein, with protein sequence MFLTLSQLSVQYPHTAQPAVRSVSFGLEAGQIGVLIGPSGCGKTTLLRAVAGLERASGGQVALGGEVVSNAQTHMPPEQRRVGMVFQDYALFPHLDVRANVAFGLRHLPKPARLQRVQEVLALVGLEGLHGRYPHELSGGQQQRVALARALAPSPRLLLLDEPFSNLDVDLRERLAHEVRGILKAAGATALLVTHDQLEAFAIGDMIGVMHQGELHQWDRAYTLYHRPATRFVAEFIGHGVFAPAQIAHLGAEVQVQTPLGPLQDVAACPLPSAYPDGLCDVLLRADDIVHDDAAPVKARIVRKSFRGSEFLYTLQLNSGETVMTHVPSHHDHAVGEWIGIKAAVDHVVTFERGAAAGAPPAQAVVCNGG
- a CDS encoding AAA family ATPase, which codes for MKFSGSPHYVASPDLLLAVNAAITLQRPLLIKGEPGTGKTLLAEEVAAALGLPLLQWHIKSSTKAQQGLYEYDAVSRLRDSQLGDERVRDIGHYIVQGVLWQAFTAEQPLVLLIDEIDKADIEFPNDLLRELDRMEFHCYETRQTIRARHRPLVFITSNNEKELPDAFLRRCFFHYIQFPDPATLRRIVGVHFPGLKDELLTAALKAFLELRQLPGLKKKPSTSELLDWIRLLLAEDIPPQALHGKEQQLVVPPLAGALLKNEQDAGLLERLVFMNQRHR
- a CDS encoding GGDEF domain-containing protein, which produces MNPDPMLRQMRLRLWLAAALPAVLVMLVLLVLFVQRHSFELLQAQQHQAQAVAKQLASQAEFALFAADVQTLQRLAGATKDSDDDLVAVALRAANGHFQAGAGRFGAQLPDFSGNRVHLNGDRLWVIYEVRSQLMAVDDPLAAGLLESGVAESVVLGYVALEYDLSALQRSSRQLLLWALAATGLALVLAALLSALIASSVTRPVAHISDVVRRIGGGQLQARADVERCGPMAQLASGINRMASQVAVTQEELMQQVQQATDELRLQKLEAERTARTDGLTGLLRRRAFIELAEAEIQRSLRYEDPLSFIMFDVDHFKFINDNHGHPCGDAALVHLAELLREQMRDSDLPCRWGGEEFVVLLPRTSADVARHAAERIRSHFEANPVRWKDRSLRVTASFGVAAFDARDISLSSMVARADTALYRAKRNGRNRVEVAEGGFAAGLEQPTA
- a CDS encoding HD-GYP domain-containing protein, with amino-acid sequence MAKPKLKKIPTAQVRLGMYIEGFCGSWMDHPFWRSKFVITDAHDLSLVHGCAIKEVLIDVSQGLDVAPAAATNADPASVAAEPQPPAASPEVLASSDTEAVSMRDEYQRAAAICKAATGAVRHMFAEVRMGRAIDPEVARQVAEEITDSVLRNGGALISLARLKSADGYTYMHSVAVCALMVALARQLGLSAAETRAAGFAGLMHDLGKADVPLEVLNKAGRLTEAEFAQVRLHPEHGHRRLLAAGVDDPMALDVCLHHHERLDGKGYPKRLAGEAISRMARMGAVCDVYDAITSNRPYKEGWDPAESLAKMAQWTHGHLDAAIFQAFVRSLGIYPTGSLVRLSNGKLAVVVEQSKASLLKPVVKTVFSTTSN
- a CDS encoding TonB-dependent receptor plug domain-containing protein; its protein translation is MSVLVFLATVAGATVHAQALPGAADSAQTPLLAQGVQASQFDLMAQAEPDFFADQAPLQVLSVTRLAQPLADTPGAVTVLDRQTLRRSGARNITEALRLVPGYMVAGLNGANLVAAYHAPVDEYGVRSLILVDGRSLYSPSYFGGGFRALNAVPIEEVERIEVLRGSNSTAFGAHALFGVINVVTRHTLDTLGQAVSFTAGGGGVADVYARIGWGAPGLAQRLSVNRSADHGLRDLRDSHERVQLLWRADLKPRPATELMFQAGLSELDAGHGFASNPDDPQRDVALRKSHALLQWRHADGPEATWKATLSWDEERLSDPSQTDSIGFSFSPTPDIADLIYHEQRLALELEHTRVISPSWRWVLGGGVRDDSSFAPVLFTTTERVGVRDWRVFGHAEWAPAPRWLLNAGLFAGYRSDTGSYLAPRLMLNHELAPGHTLRAGLTRAERPPLLFERSSDVRAYINRTPVGTVHRPNPALRNEVLQAQELGYHASLAEGRVNLDVRLYQERMGDFIQFRSGVPRQYVNAPGFTLRGLEYQLIWRPSERTELRLNQSFNQMRWHQAGPIGREPPARLSTVAWFQRLDDGWDVALMLHEHNGMSWRPPASAVGSVTRVDARLARAFDWGGARAEAALVVQSLGGDIDEFVPNRLSNRRVYASLRLEF